The Pyxidicoccus sp. MSG2 DNA segment CAGGGCGCCCAGGAAGGGCAGGTTCTCATCCAGCTTCAGGTCGGTGACGCCCTGGGACTTGAGCACCGCAATCCAGTCGATGAGCTCGCTGGTGGAGGGCCGCTTGCGCAGGCGGGTGAAGGCGCGCAGCTCGTAGAAGACCTTCAGCGCCTGCTCCGTGAGCGTGGCCTCCAGCCCGGGGTGGTGCACGGCGACGATGCGGCGCATGAGCTCCGCGTCGGGGAAGTCGATGAAGTGGAAGACGCAGCGGCGCAGGAAGGCGTCCGGCAGCTCCTTCTCGTTGTTGGACGTAATCACCACCACGGGGCGGTGCTTCGCGGCCACCTCGTCGCCCGTCTCGGTGACGCGGAAGCGCATCCGGTCCAGCTCGTGGAGCAAATCGTTGGGGAACTCGAGGTCCGCCTTGTCCACCTCGTCGATGAGGAGGACCACGCGCTCGGGGGCGGAGAACGCCTCGCCCAGCGGGCCCATCTTGATGTAGCGGCGGATGTCGCGCACGTCGCCGTCGCCGAAGCGCGAGTCATACAGGCGCTGCACGGTGTCGTAGACGTAGAGGCCGTCCTGCGCGCGGGTGGTGCTCTTCACGTGCCAGGTGAGCAGCCGCTGGCCCAGGGACTGGGCAATGGCCTCGGCCAGCAGCGTCTTGCCCGTCCCGGGCTCCCCCTTCACGAGCAGCGGTCGCTGGAGCGTCAACGCGCAGTTGACGGCGGCCTGGAGGCCCTCGTTGGTCAGGTAGGAATCGGTGCCTCGGAAGCGGACGGGGTTGGGAACCGGAGTCATGTCCCGCCTCCTTTAACATCCACGCCGCCGCCGCGGGGGGCCGCCTGCCGCCCGTCCCGGGCACCGGGCTCCCGAGGGCTTCCCCGCGCCTCGCCAGAGGGTGTCCTGCCCTCTCGGGCACGTCAGACCGAACCCATAGGCTCGTACGTATGAAGGAAGCGGCCTGATGGCGTTTTCCAAGGAAATCCATCGGGTGCGTTCTGGAGTCGGGCAGGTTCCTTGCTGGGAGGCGGTCGTGGGTCACCCGTTCGTTCCGACACTGTTGCTCGTGTGGGCACTTTCCATGGCGCTGCGCGCCTGTGGCGTGACGGCGGCCACCCTGCCGCCCGAGCGTCAGGTGACGCATCCCACGGACTCGATGACGGAGACCCGGCCCGTGGCTCCGAAGGCCCCCAGCGCCCGGGGCTGAGGGCGTTGCTCCCGCGGCAGCCCGACCGGGCAGGATGTATGGCTTCGCCCGCTGGCCAACCGTTGACGTGACGTTTGTAATGGATTTCACGCCCGAGACATGGGTCGGCGTGTATCCTGTGGGCAATGGACCTTGCGAAAGCCCTTGGGGACATCTTCCGGCAGGAGCTTCAGGCGAAGCTGGCACCGTTGCAGACAGCGGTGCAGCGCATGGAGGAAGGCCTGGATGCCCTGGAGTTGCTGCGCTCGGCGACGTTCCGCCTGGCGCCGCTGACCAGTCGTCTTGGCGCGATGGCGGGAGTACGCACGCCCTTGGTGACTCCGGAGCCCGCGGCGAAGCGCGGCGCGGCGAAGGCGAAGCGCGGCGCCGCGAAGCGCGGCAGGCCGCTGGTCGACGGGGCCGCGGGCCGCGCCTCGCTGGCGAAGGCGCCGGTGGTGGTGAAGCGCGCGCGAGCGGAGGAGGGCACGCGGGCCTGCGCCGTCATGGGCTGCAAGCGTCCGAGCCGCTCGAAGGGCTACTGCTCGGCGCACTACCAGAAGCTGCGGCTGCTGATGCGCACCAACCGCCGGCCCGCCGAGTGGGTGGACGACGCGAAGCCGCAGTCCGTGCGTGAGGTGAAGCTGCCGCGCGGGCGTGCCGCGAGCAAGGCGCTGCAGGAGGCCACGCCGAAGAGGTCGCCCCCGCCCGCCGCGCCGCCCAAGCCCAAGGCGTGGGTGCGCAAGAAGGGCAAGGGCGACAAGGTGTCCCTGCACTGAGGAACGCTCTTTCCGTGAGCGCTGCCCACCCGGTGTGAGGCAGCGCGTCCCGGTTCGCCGCGAGTCCCGGCCACCGTGCGTCCTGACGGGCGACGGTTCCCGGTTGTCATGTCAGCGCGTCCCGGCCACCCGTGTGTCCCCCGGCGGCCGGCGGTTTCCGGTGGGCCGCGAGTCCTGGCCCCCGTGCGTCCTGGCCGTCGGCGCATCCCAGCGACAGTCACGTCCCGGCGGTGATGCTGGACCTGGAGCATCCAGTCCGCGGCGTCGCCGGAGGGCCGTCCTCCTCGTCCTGCCGGGCCGCCGAAAGTGGCCTTCCGTGAAGCGGCCGGGGGAAACCCGCGTTCCTGTCCAGGCGAGCGGGCCAGATGCCGGACATCCATGCGCGCGCCGTCGTTGA contains these protein-coding regions:
- a CDS encoding vegetative protein; its protein translation is MDLAKALGDIFRQELQAKLAPLQTAVQRMEEGLDALELLRSATFRLAPLTSRLGAMAGVRTPLVTPEPAAKRGAAKAKRGAAKRGRPLVDGAAGRASLAKAPVVVKRARAEEGTRACAVMGCKRPSRSKGYCSAHYQKLRLLMRTNRRPAEWVDDAKPQSVREVKLPRGRAASKALQEATPKRSPPPAAPPKPKAWVRKKGKGDKVSLH
- a CDS encoding AAA family ATPase, coding for MTPVPNPVRFRGTDSYLTNEGLQAAVNCALTLQRPLLVKGEPGTGKTLLAEAIAQSLGQRLLTWHVKSTTRAQDGLYVYDTVQRLYDSRFGDGDVRDIRRYIKMGPLGEAFSAPERVVLLIDEVDKADLEFPNDLLHELDRMRFRVTETGDEVAAKHRPVVVITSNNEKELPDAFLRRCVFHFIDFPDAELMRRIVAVHHPGLEATLTEQALKVFYELRAFTRLRKRPSTSELIDWIAVLKSQGVTDLKLDENLPFLGALLKKEQDLVSVAEAFGRGRRPRA